The genomic window GTGCCAAGGATTATTGGCGTAAAAATTATGATTAATGCCCAAAATAGGATTGGATGTTTTGTTCGCCACGTGTCGCGGATTCTTTTGTGTTTTCTTCTTTGACGCGGCTTTCTTGTTGCGCTTGGTCTGGCTGTTCCAGTTCTGGCGTTTGCGCGTCGTTTTTCCTCTGCAGAAGTCGCGCTTCTTACAGTGCGTCCTGTATTAGAAGAGTGCGAATTTTGTCCATTACTATTTGCAACCATATAATCCAAGTTAGCGCTTGGCGAGGAATTTTAATCATATGTAATATCATGTGTAATATTTGTAAAAGCTAGTATTATAAAAGTGTGTTAGTGCAGCATGATTATATGCTGTTGTTTTTGGGCAAGGAGTTTATATGAGTATCCGCGTTGCCATTGCCGGTGTTGGCAATTGTGCTTCGTCGTTGGTTCAAGGCGTTGAATACTACAAAAATGCCAATGATGGCGATAAAATTCCAGGATTAATGCATGCTGTTTTTGGGCAATATCGCGTGCGAGATATTGAGTTTGTAGCAGCTTTTGATGTTGACGCTTTAAAAGTGGGTCATGATTTAAGCGAGGCGATTTATGCTTCGCAAAACAACACGATTCGCTTTGCAGATGTGCCTAATCTTGGTGTTAAAGTGCAGCGTGGACCTACTTACGATGGCTTGGGCGACTACTACAAGCAAATGATTGAGGAGTCTAAGGAAGAGCCTGTAAATGTTGCCGCGGTTTTGCGCGATTTGCATGTAGACGTGCTTGTTTCTTACTTGCCAGTTGGCTCCGAGCAGGCAGATAAGGCATATGCTACGGCGGCTATGGAAGCTGGATGCGCGTTTGTAAATTGCCTTCCTGTTTTTATTGCTTCCGACCCAGTTTGGGCGCAAAAGTTCCGTGACGCAGGCGTTCCGATTATTGGCGACGATATTAAAAGCCAGGTTGGAGCTACGATTACGCACCGCGTTATGGCGCGACTTTTTGAAGATAGAGGAGTGCGTTTGGATCGCACTTACCAGCTGAATGTTGGCGGAAACATGGACTTTATGAACATGTTGCAGCGCTCTAGGCTTGAGTCGAAGAAGATTTCTAAGACGCGCGCGGTTACTTCGATTGTTCCGCACGATATGGATGATCACAACGTGCACATCGGTCCTTCGGATTATGTTGCTTGGCTTGACGACCGCAAGTTTGCGTTTGTGCGCTTAGAGGGCACCACTTTTGGAGATGTTCCGCTTAGCTTAGAGTACAAGCTCGAAGTGTGGGATTCGCCTAATTCTGCAGGCATTGTTATAGACGCTGTGCGCGCAGCGAAGATTGCGTTGGATCGCAAGCTTTCAGGCCCGATTTTGGCTCCTAGCTCCTACTTTATGAAGTCGCCAGCTGTTCAGCATGAAGATAGCGAGGCGCGCGAACTCGTTGAGCGCTATATTGCTGGAGATGTTGAGGCAGATGAGTCGCAGCTTAATGCAGATGTTGAGGCTGCAAAAGAACATGGTAAAAGCGTGTGGCGCGCCTAGCAATGCGCCTAATGGTGCGGAAGCTTGCGACTTGCGCTCGACTTGTAGCCAAAATCGTGTAATATAGGTAGAGCCTCCGCGTGGCACTACGTCACCCAATCCCCCCAGGGCAGGAATGCAGCAAGGGTAAGTGGCCTCTGGTGGGTGCGCGGGGGTTTTCTTATATAAAGTTTGTTAGATTTGTCTCGCTCGTGAGACATTTGTAACGTTTTTTGACTGATTTTCGTTAGATTTGTCTCGCTCGTGATGCAAATATAACGCAAGCGATATTACCCATTTGTTGTTGCGCGAGGGCTGGGTGTTTCTTGTCTCACAACGCTCCGCCTCTTGTGTGTTTCTTGTTGTTGCGGTTGTTCCGTTTTGTCTTTGATTTTGTTTTTTGGTTGAAGTTTGTTTTGTAGTGGTTGATCATTGGACTATTTGGTATCGGCTGCCGCTCTTATATTGTTCGACCAAGAATCACCCAGCCCTCTTACATGCTTGAACAATTGCGTAGTTTTCATCACCGAGATTCTCGATTTTTCTTGCTCTCTCGGCGAGTCACCATCGGAGGACTGCGGATCGACTTGCATGAGCGCTTAAAGCGTAGCGCGCGAATGCACTTCGATTCGCTGAGCTTGCTCAAAGTTGAAAGCACAGTGTGCTTTCAACGCAAGCGAAGACGTGAGCGCGCTGTAACGCGCGAGCGATACATCTCTTTCGCTGCGAAAAATCTCGAATCTCCACCACATTTGGCGTAATCTACATAACCCTGTAGCGAGTGGAGTGTTGTTTGATAAAATGCTTGGTATGAGTCTATTTGAAGGCAGCAAGATTAGTGATGGCAGCGACGACAGTGATAATAGCCAAATTAGCGGCATTGGTGAAAATATCAAAAATAGTCAAAATTCTCAAAGCAGCGAGGCTAATCAAGATATTTCTAAGCTCGATCCGCTGATGAATCGTCCTAGAATATCAACAATAGCTTTGTGTGCGCTGTGTGCTGTTCTTTTTGCATCTTTTGCATCAATCATGTGGATTCTAGCCGTTAGAACCGCAATAGGTCAGTCGTATGAAGAAATGGTGATTAGTACTTTTGGATATAGTGCCATTCCGTCGTGGCTGTCTGTTGTACTAACTCCGCTTAGAAGTTCCATACTCGTTATAGTCTTATCTGCCTTGATTTGCGCTGCGGCAGCAATAATATCAATCATAAGAAAACGCTGGTGGCTGATTGCGCAATGCGCTGTAATACTAGTTTTATCTCTAGCTGCAGAGCCTCTAAAACGTGTGCTTCCGCGTCCGATCCTAGTAAATGTAGCAACGCTTGCAAAAAATTCCGCTCCGTCTGGTCACATGCTACTAATGGCGGCTGCGTGCGCGCTGCTTGTTTGCGCTGTAAGTCGCGCTTTTAGAGCATGGGTTGCACTTGGCTCAGCAATAATCACATTTCTGCTTGCCATAGCTCTTTTGGGAGGCAGATGGCACAGGCCGGCAGACGTTATGATATCCGTGCTCATAGTTGGTGCTGTAACATCAACAGTGTTGATTTTTACAAGATCATCTGGAATGGACGTGCCAGGTTCAAGAAGATCATCTATAAGCGTGCAAATCGTTGGAAGCGCAATGATCACAATGGGAATAATCTGCCTAACTTACTGTTCGTACATGATTTACCAGATTATGCCAGGAATAGATTTAGGTGCAAAATGGGCTATAGGGGTATCGCACTCTTGTGCATATTGGGCTGTAGCAGGAGTGTGTAGCTTGACTTTCGGCGTTTTGATGGTTCTTAGACAATCCAGTGCAGCTCCTTTAAGTAGGCTAGGATTAGTTGGTGCTCCGCCTACTCCTCCTTCAAAAAGCGAAGTTCCAAAACGTCAAGATGAGGACGATTTATTGTTAAGATTATCGTCTAATTGAATAAAAAATAAGTAAAGTGGTATATATAGGAGTATATGCTGATATTTCGCAAAGTTTGATTTTGTTGATTTTGTTGAATATGAAACGCGTATTGCGTTAGAGTTTGCGTGGATTGAGTAGTAAAAGCGCGGAATATGCATACAAAATGCATCTGTACGAAAGGAGAGCGTATGACAGAGCAGAACAAGCTTGTCATTGTGGAGTCTCCCACTAAAGCGCGTAAAATAGGCGGATATCTTGGAAACGGATACACTGTTATGGCATCCGTGGGTCATATTCGTGATTTAGCACAGCCAAGTCAGGTGCCAGCTGCTAAAAAGGCAGAATTTGGCAAGTTTGGCGTAGATGTAAACAATGGTTTTGAGCCATACTATGTTGTTGGCGCGGATAAAAAGAAAACAGTTTCGGATTTAAAGGCTGCGCTCGCAAAGTCGGGCGAATTGTTCCTCGCAACTGATGAGGACCGCGAAGGAGAAGCGATTGCGTGGCATCTTGTGCAAGCACTTAAGCCAAAAGTGCCAGTAAAGCGCATGGTGTTTCACGAGATTACAAAAGATGCGATTCAAGCTTCGCTTGCTAACACGCGAAACGTTGACGACCATATGGTTGATGCGCAAGAAACACGCCGCGTGTTGGATAGATTGTACGGCTACGAGCTTTCGCCAGTTTTGTGGCGTAAAGTGGGACCGGGTCTTTCTGCTGGGCGAGTGCAATCTGTTGCAACGCGTTTGATTGTTGAGCGCGAGCGCGAGCGAATGGCGTTTAAAAAGGCGAGCTATTGGGATGTTTGTGCGGATTTGAGCGCAAATGGCGTTGATTTTCAGGCGCGAATGATGGCTCTAAATGGAGAGCGTTTGGCTGCTTCTAAAGATTTTAATTCGCTTGGCGAGCTTCAAAAAACTAAGGGCGAATCTGCTTTAGCGCACTATTTGAATGAGGCAGATTCTTGTTCGATTGCACAGAGTCTTGGCGCGGCTGATTTTGTTGTGAGCTCAATGGACACTAAGCCGTATCGCCGCCGCCCATTGCCTCCGTTTACAACTTCTACTCTTCAACAGACTGCTGGAAACCGCTTGTCGATGAGCTCTCGCCAAACTATGCGCGCGGCTCAATCTTTGTACGAAAACGGTTACATAACCTACATGCGTACTGATTCTGTAACGCTTTCTAAAGAGGCGATTTTTGCGGCGCGAGATTGCGTTAAGTCTAGTTTCGGAGACGAGTATTTAGCGGATTCTCCAAAACAGTATGCTACGACTTCTGCAGGCGCTCAGGAAGCGCACGAGTGTATTCGTCCTGCTGGATCTACGTTTAGAAATCCTGCGGATTTGGCTGGTGTTCTCCCTGCCGATCAGCTTAAACTTTATACGCTTATTTGGCAGCGCACTCTTGCTTCTCAA from Gardnerella vaginalis ATCC 14018 = JCM 11026 includes these protein-coding regions:
- a CDS encoding inositol-3-phosphate synthase; translation: MSIRVAIAGVGNCASSLVQGVEYYKNANDGDKIPGLMHAVFGQYRVRDIEFVAAFDVDALKVGHDLSEAIYASQNNTIRFADVPNLGVKVQRGPTYDGLGDYYKQMIEESKEEPVNVAAVLRDLHVDVLVSYLPVGSEQADKAYATAAMEAGCAFVNCLPVFIASDPVWAQKFRDAGVPIIGDDIKSQVGATITHRVMARLFEDRGVRLDRTYQLNVGGNMDFMNMLQRSRLESKKISKTRAVTSIVPHDMDDHNVHIGPSDYVAWLDDRKFAFVRLEGTTFGDVPLSLEYKLEVWDSPNSAGIVIDAVRAAKIALDRKLSGPILAPSSYFMKSPAVQHEDSEARELVERYIAGDVEADESQLNADVEAAKEHGKSVWRA
- a CDS encoding PAP2 family phosphoesterase is translated as MLGMSLFEGSKISDGSDDSDNSQISGIGENIKNSQNSQSSEANQDISKLDPLMNRPRISTIALCALCAVLFASFASIMWILAVRTAIGQSYEEMVISTFGYSAIPSWLSVVLTPLRSSILVIVLSALICAAAAIISIIRKRWWLIAQCAVILVLSLAAEPLKRVLPRPILVNVATLAKNSAPSGHMLLMAAACALLVCAVSRAFRAWVALGSAIITFLLAIALLGGRWHRPADVMISVLIVGAVTSTVLIFTRSSGMDVPGSRRSSISVQIVGSAMITMGIICLTYCSYMIYQIMPGIDLGAKWAIGVSHSCAYWAVAGVCSLTFGVLMVLRQSSAAPLSRLGLVGAPPTPPSKSEVPKRQDEDDLLLRLSSN